A genomic window from Candidatus Glassbacteria bacterium includes:
- a CDS encoding serine hydrolase, with protein MPFRIKNILALLALALPLNLPAATENSFEWETTPPELAGLDSVKLAAMIDVHRQHGTKALLVVRNDRIALEWYAEGHGPDKQHYTASLAKALVGGMSLLVALSDGAVQPDDPVWHYIPYWKDDPLRNKITIRQLATHSSGIENAETPGLGHFEQSGWKLRFWDQDPDPFSMASRQAPVIFEPGSRYDYSNPGIGLLSNVITARMKIDVRTLLQQRIMDPIGAPPASYSMGYGETFEVDGLKLVPNWGGGGYTARTIARVGRLMLRRGNWEGRQLVDSTWAHRVVQYAGTPLPPRPDGEPNPAPALGFYSNFDGVWENVPRDAFAGAGAGNQVLLVIPSLGMIIVRNGSLLDTNEKPSFWGGIEKYLLDPVMEAVISPALPASGLIDSISFEPADGIDIAAIDCDNWPITWADDGALYTAYGDGWGFGHEIEKKLSNGLARIDGGPEDWTGINIRTQTGESVGQGPDGSKASGMLSVDGVLYMWMRNTGNSQL; from the coding sequence ATGCCCTTTCGTATCAAAAATATACTGGCCCTGCTGGCGCTCGCCTTACCGCTCAACCTGCCGGCAGCTACGGAAAACTCATTCGAGTGGGAAACCACGCCGCCCGAACTTGCCGGCCTGGACAGCGTTAAACTGGCCGCGATGATTGACGTCCACCGTCAGCACGGAACCAAGGCCCTGCTGGTTGTGCGCAACGACAGGATCGCCCTGGAGTGGTATGCCGAGGGACACGGTCCGGACAAGCAACACTACACCGCCAGCCTGGCCAAGGCGCTGGTGGGCGGGATGAGCCTGCTGGTGGCGCTCTCCGACGGCGCGGTGCAGCCTGACGACCCGGTGTGGCATTATATCCCATACTGGAAAGACGATCCCCTGCGCAATAAAATAACGATCCGCCAGCTGGCCACCCACAGTTCGGGGATCGAGAACGCCGAGACGCCCGGCCTGGGACATTTCGAGCAGTCGGGCTGGAAACTGCGCTTCTGGGACCAGGACCCCGATCCGTTCAGCATGGCCTCGCGCCAGGCGCCGGTAATTTTCGAGCCGGGCAGCCGCTACGATTACAGCAATCCCGGGATCGGCCTGCTGAGTAACGTGATCACCGCCAGAATGAAAATCGACGTCCGCACGCTGCTCCAGCAGCGGATCATGGACCCAATCGGCGCTCCGCCGGCGAGTTACTCGATGGGCTACGGAGAGACATTCGAGGTGGACGGCCTGAAACTGGTGCCCAACTGGGGCGGCGGCGGCTACACCGCGCGCACTATCGCACGGGTTGGACGTCTGATGCTGCGCCGGGGGAACTGGGAGGGCAGGCAGCTGGTGGATTCAACCTGGGCGCACAGGGTTGTGCAATACGCCGGCACCCCCCTTCCCCCGCGGCCCGACGGCGAGCCGAACCCGGCCCCCGCCCTGGGGTTCTATTCCAATTTCGACGGTGTCTGGGAAAATGTCCCCCGAGACGCGTTCGCCGGGGCGGGCGCGGGCAACCAGGTGCTGCTGGTTATCCCCAGCCTCGGGATGATAATCGTGCGCAACGGCAGCCTGCTCGATACGAACGAAAAACCATCGTTCTGGGGCGGTATCGAAAAATACCTGCTCGATCCGGTGATGGAGGCCGTGATCTCACCTGCCCTGCCCGCCAGCGGCCTGATCGACTCGATCTCGTTCGAGCCCGCTGACGGGATCGATATCGCGGCGATAGACTGCGACAACTGGCCGATCACCTGGGCCGATGACGGCGCGCTCTACACCGCTTACGGCGACGGCTGGGGGTTCGGCCACGAGATCGAGAAAAAACTCAGCAACGGACTCGCCCGGATCGATGGCGGACCCGAGGACTGGACCGGGATCAACATCCGCACCCAAACAGGTGAGTCTGTCGGCCAGGGACCTGACGGCTCGAAAGCCAGCGGGATGCTGAGCGTGGACGGTGTGCTCTACATGTGGATGCGCAACACCGGCAATTCTCAGCT
- a CDS encoding alpha/beta fold hydrolase — protein sequence MKFLSFLFSSLILLAGCAGPPEQTVDEPARQTVWPETARDVEIVSSVDGTVQPARFYVPEDQQGAAPLLVLLHTWSGDWTQEMGIEWLEQAVERGWALIHPDFRGPNGRPESTGSRIATADIMDALDYALEHAEIDRTKIYLAGTSGGGHMSLLTAGRHPELWAXXXRYSTWLAGTQNAWNGGFATPTRWRPPAAVRPA from the coding sequence TTGAAGTTCTTATCTTTCCTGTTCTCAAGTCTGATCCTGCTGGCGGGCTGCGCCGGCCCGCCCGAACAGACCGTGGATGAGCCGGCCCGGCAGACTGTCTGGCCCGAAACGGCCCGCGACGTGGAGATTGTCTCCAGCGTGGACGGGACTGTCCAGCCGGCCAGGTTTTACGTACCCGAGGATCAGCAGGGCGCGGCGCCGTTGCTGGTGCTGCTGCACACCTGGAGCGGCGACTGGACGCAGGAGATGGGAATCGAATGGCTTGAACAGGCTGTCGAGCGCGGCTGGGCGCTGATCCACCCTGATTTCCGCGGACCCAACGGCCGTCCCGAATCAACCGGCAGCCGGATCGCCACGGCCGATATCATGGATGCGCTGGACTATGCTCTGGAGCACGCGGAAATCGACCGGACGAAGATTTATCTGGCGGGCACCAGCGGAGGCGGACACATGTCGCTGCTCACCGCCGGGCGCCACCCGGAGCTCTGGGCNNNNNNNNNNCGATATTCGACCTGGCTCGCTGGCACGCAGAATGCGTGGAACGGAGGCTTCGCTACGCCGACGAGATGGAGGCCGCCTGCGGCGGTGCGCCCGGCGTAA